TTCTCGACCTCACTGCCAGCAGACCTAATATTGTCTTCAGTGTGgggctatgtgcaaggtttcaatcaaatcccaaggaatctcatctgaatgCTGCCAAGAGAATCTTGAGATATCTTAAGGAAACACAGAACATGGTCCTGTACTACCCTTCAGGTGATAATTTTAATcttattgggtatgctgatgctgactatgcaggttatcttgtggacaaaaaaagtacttctaaaatggctcactttctaggatcatgtctcatctcatggggcacaaggaagcaaaactcagtggctctttcaacaatTGAAGCAAAATATGTTACTGCAGCCTCCTACTGTGCTCAGCTCCTGTGGATCAAACAACAGTTGGAAGATTTTGGTGTGTACACTAACTGTGTGCCTcttctatgtgacaacaccagtgcactcaacatggccaagaacc
This sequence is a window from Nicotiana sylvestris chromosome 3, ASM39365v2, whole genome shotgun sequence. Protein-coding genes within it:
- the LOC138888563 gene encoding secreted RxLR effector protein 161-like: MEASKVIDTPIATATRLDMNESGSPINQIMYRDITGSLLDLTASRPNIVFSVGLCARFQSNPKESHLNAAKRILRYLKETQNMVLYYPSGDNFNLIGYADADYAGYLVDKKSTSKMAHFLGSCLISWGTRKQNSVALSTIEAKYVTAASYCAQLLWIKQQLEDFGVYTNCVPLLCDNTSALNMAKNPVQHKRTKHIDVRHHFLKDNMEKGLICMKFCSTEDQIADIFTKALSREHFEGNRLELGLIKPN